GTTCCCGCACCCGCGCCTGTGGGGCGCTTTCCCACGAGTGCTCGGACATTTCAGTCGCGATGTAGGGCTGTTTCCGTTACACACCGCCGTGCACAAGATGACTGGCCTGTCGGCGGCGCGATTCGGCTTGCAAGGGCGTGGCGAAATCCGCGAGGGGCACTGGGCCGACCTGGTGTTGTTCGACCCGGCGCGCATTCGCGATGTCGCCGACTTCAACGATCCGCAGCGCGCGGCCGAGGGCATCGACGGGGTGTGGGTCAACGGCGTGTTGAGTTATTGCGACGGCCAGGCGAACGGCAAGCGGGAAGGGCGGTTTCTGGCGCGTGAAGGGGATTTGCGAGACGGCTTCCGGTAACGATTCCGAGACCTGGGTCACAATGATGGCACATTGCAATTAAAGAATGCTGGCATGAAGCCGAAGTGCTGAGACTGGCCCTACTACAATCAAGGCCTTACCAGTCTGGGAGCAACGAAATGAGCTTCGGCAAAACCACACCGATCCTGCGGATTTTCGATGAAAACAAGGCCGTGGAGTTTTACGTCGATTTTCTGGGTTTCAAGATCGACTGGCAGCATCGCTTCGAGCCGAATTTCCCGCTGTACCTGCAAGTCTCCCGGGGTGAATGCGTGCTGCATCTGTCCGAGCATCACGGCGACAGCACGCCGGGTTCGGCATTGCGCATCGAGACCGATGAGCTGGAGGCGTTCCAGCAGCAGCTGCTGGCCAAGGAGTACAAGTTCTCGCACCCACAGATC
This DNA window, taken from Pseudomonas sp. MYb118, encodes the following:
- a CDS encoding glyoxalase superfamily protein, producing MSFGKTTPILRIFDENKAVEFYVDFLGFKIDWQHRFEPNFPLYLQVSRGECVLHLSEHHGDSTPGSALRIETDELEAFQQQLLAKEYKFSHPQIQAMPWGSQDMTIADPFGNRLVFTNAIAV